The proteins below are encoded in one region of Halorhodospira halochloris:
- a CDS encoding thiazole synthase — MTSGLSSDPLVIAGRQYNSRLLVGTGKYRDIDQTRDAIKASGAEIVTIALRRSNIGQDPNEPNLLDAVPPDQYTVLPNTAGCFNVKDAVRTCRLARELLDGGNLVKLEVIGDEKTLYPDVTGTLEAAETLVSEGFEVMAYTSDDPIVARRLEEIGCVAVMPLAAPIGSGLGIQNRYNIIEIVESLSVPVLVDAGVGTASDVAVAMELGCDAVLLNTAIAGAQDPVLMASAMRKGVEAGREAYLAGRIPKKRYASASSPETGTFYE; from the coding sequence ATGACCAGCGGACTCTCAAGCGATCCCCTAGTAATTGCCGGACGACAATACAATTCTAGGCTGCTTGTTGGTACAGGTAAGTATCGTGATATCGACCAGACTCGCGATGCCATCAAGGCGAGCGGTGCCGAGATAGTAACCATCGCCCTCAGGCGCAGCAATATAGGGCAGGATCCTAACGAACCGAATCTACTCGATGCAGTTCCGCCGGATCAGTACACGGTACTGCCCAATACCGCCGGGTGCTTTAATGTCAAAGATGCCGTGCGCACGTGCCGCCTAGCCCGGGAACTGCTTGACGGGGGCAACCTAGTCAAACTTGAGGTCATAGGCGATGAGAAGACTCTCTACCCTGATGTGACAGGAACCTTAGAGGCGGCTGAGACGCTGGTCAGCGAGGGCTTCGAGGTGATGGCCTATACCAGTGATGACCCGATTGTGGCCCGTCGGCTCGAGGAGATCGGATGTGTCGCGGTTATGCCCTTAGCTGCACCGATCGGATCCGGACTGGGCATTCAGAACCGCTACAATATCATTGAGATTGTTGAGAGCCTTAGCGTGCCGGTACTCGTCGACGCCGGTGTGGGCACAGCATCTGACGTTGCTGTAGCTATGGAACTTGGCTGCGATGCCGTCCTGCTCAATACTGCGATCGCCGGGGCACAAGACCCTGTATTGATGGCCTCGGCTATGCGCAAAGGGGTTGAGGCTGGGCGAGAGGCCTATTTAGCCGGACGGATTCCGAAAAAACGCTACGCCTCAGCATCATCGCCTGAGACTGGAACCTTTTACGAGTGA
- the thiS gene encoding sulfur carrier protein ThiS — MTQTTAQQTDLTSQAGAINVQVNGELQPMPEGATCADIITQLGLVNGERFAVERNEEIVPRSHLDTVVLEEGDRIEVIQAIGGG; from the coding sequence ATGACCCAAACTACTGCTCAGCAAACTGATTTAACGAGCCAAGCTGGTGCGATCAACGTGCAGGTAAACGGCGAACTGCAACCTATGCCTGAGGGGGCGACTTGTGCCGATATAATCACGCAACTCGGTTTGGTAAACGGAGAGCGTTTTGCGGTCGAGCGCAACGAGGAGATAGTCCCACGCAGCCATCTCGATACGGTTGTTCTTGAGGAAGGTGATCGCATTGAGGTTATTCAGGCAATCGGTGGTGGTTGA
- a CDS encoding SirB2 family protein: protein MHSTLYIFHALAAYLSIGLFVARGFLMFNGSEWFYHRALRAIPSAVDTVLLVSALALMFVVQQYPFVDHWLTAKVIGLVGYIVLGAIALGSGERGRNIRAKAYLGAILVFGYVLLVSITRQPLLFL, encoded by the coding sequence ATGCACTCGACGCTTTATATCTTCCATGCCCTTGCCGCGTATCTGAGTATCGGGCTGTTCGTAGCCCGCGGTTTTCTGATGTTTAATGGGTCTGAGTGGTTCTACCACCGGGCGTTGCGTGCCATCCCCTCTGCGGTAGACACAGTGCTCCTAGTTAGTGCACTGGCGCTAATGTTTGTAGTCCAACAGTACCCCTTTGTCGATCATTGGCTTACGGCCAAGGTCATTGGGTTGGTTGGCTACATAGTGCTGGGGGCTATAGCCTTAGGCAGTGGTGAGAGGGGACGAAATATCAGAGCCAAGGCCTATCTGGGCGCCATATTGGTATTTGGCTATGTGCTGCTGGTAAGCATTACCCGCCAACCTCTGTTATTCCTGTGA
- a CDS encoding TorF family putative porin, translating into MKRSLPLLTASGIFLGLSQSASAGEELGAGFTLSSNVAITTNYVFRGATESDEEPSVQGGFDFTHESGAYLGTWAASVAGYGGGEVELDYFAGYGFDVTDTIWADVGIYYYGYPDADGDPDTIELYAGLGTAFGDIEGDFYIHFSDDYFDLNESVYLETNWTMPIAHGFYGMAHLGYLNLLDADDEVEDDAYDILIGAGYEYGSLDLSLSFTYTDDGDDDEDFVFFTIARDF; encoded by the coding sequence ATGAAAAGATCACTCCCCCTGTTGACCGCAAGCGGCATCTTCCTCGGCCTTTCTCAATCTGCCAGCGCTGGCGAGGAACTCGGAGCCGGCTTTACGCTTAGCTCAAACGTTGCAATTACCACAAACTACGTTTTCCGTGGTGCCACTGAGAGCGATGAGGAGCCCTCAGTCCAAGGTGGTTTCGATTTCACACACGAGTCGGGGGCCTACCTTGGCACATGGGCTGCGAGTGTCGCCGGATATGGTGGCGGCGAGGTGGAGCTGGATTATTTCGCCGGTTACGGCTTTGACGTCACTGACACCATATGGGCCGATGTTGGCATCTACTACTACGGCTATCCAGACGCTGACGGTGACCCCGACACAATCGAACTCTATGCCGGTTTAGGGACTGCATTTGGAGATATTGAGGGTGACTTCTACATCCACTTCTCGGACGACTACTTCGATCTTAATGAGTCAGTCTATCTAGAGACCAACTGGACTATGCCGATCGCCCACGGATTTTACGGCATGGCCCACCTCGGTTATCTAAACCTGCTTGACGCTGATGATGAAGTGGAAGACGATGCCTATGACATACTAATTGGGGCCGGATACGAGTATGGCTCTCTCGATCTTAGTTTATCATTTACCTACACGGATGATGGTGATGATGATGAAGATTTTGTTTTCTTTACCATCGCTCGAGACTTCTAA
- the gorA gene encoding glutathione-disulfide reductase, which yields MTEKYDLIVVGAGSGGIATARRAASYGAKVAVVEKQHLGGTCVNVGCVPKKVMWYASATAASIEHADDFGFTIDKSGFDWSTLRQRRDAYVERLNSIYATNLEKSGIELFTGHARLSSPTSVDVGDRQLHARHILLAPGSRPRKPAIPGAELGIDSDEFFQLSHQPKRAAVVGAGYIAVELAGLLQHLGTDTTLVVRRDTPLRGFDPLMRDSLIESMAIDGPMLRNNFTTASCEQRGESLSLIGEDGKHLDGFDTVIWAIGRDSATDDLGLENVGITVDEEGSIPVDPYQQTCVENIFALGDVTNNGFPLTPVAIAAGRRLADRLYGGFTNRHLEYRDIPTVVFSHPPLGTVGLTEPEAEQEFGADQVRCYQTRFVPMNYALTAPENKRRSAMKLVTVGPEERIVGIHIFGEGADEMLQGFAVALRMGATKSDFDNTVAIHPTSAEELVTLT from the coding sequence ATGACTGAGAAATACGATCTTATTGTTGTTGGCGCCGGCAGCGGTGGTATCGCCACGGCCCGACGAGCGGCCTCTTACGGGGCCAAGGTGGCAGTGGTAGAGAAACAACACCTCGGCGGCACTTGCGTCAACGTCGGCTGTGTGCCCAAGAAGGTGATGTGGTATGCCAGCGCAACGGCTGCATCCATTGAACACGCCGATGATTTTGGCTTCACCATCGACAAGAGCGGTTTCGACTGGAGCACGCTGCGACAAAGACGAGACGCCTACGTCGAACGCCTCAATTCTATATATGCCACCAATCTAGAAAAGTCTGGTATCGAGCTTTTTACCGGCCACGCTCGGCTAAGCAGTCCTACCAGCGTCGATGTAGGTGATAGGCAGTTACATGCTCGCCACATTCTACTTGCCCCCGGTTCACGCCCACGCAAGCCAGCCATACCCGGCGCTGAGCTCGGCATCGACTCAGATGAATTCTTCCAACTAAGCCACCAACCAAAGCGGGCCGCGGTAGTTGGAGCCGGATATATTGCAGTAGAACTCGCCGGTTTGCTCCAGCACTTAGGAACCGATACCACTTTAGTAGTCCGGCGTGACACCCCTCTCCGCGGATTCGATCCGCTGATGCGTGACAGCCTAATAGAGTCCATGGCCATCGATGGACCAATGCTTCGTAACAACTTCACAACCGCCTCATGCGAGCAAAGGGGCGAGAGTCTGAGCTTGATTGGCGAAGATGGAAAACATCTGGACGGTTTCGATACCGTTATCTGGGCAATCGGGCGCGACTCAGCAACAGATGATCTCGGGCTTGAGAATGTAGGCATTACAGTAGATGAAGAAGGCTCTATCCCTGTTGACCCCTATCAACAAACCTGTGTTGAGAATATCTTCGCTCTTGGCGATGTTACCAATAACGGTTTTCCGTTAACTCCGGTCGCTATTGCTGCCGGCAGACGCCTCGCTGACCGGCTTTACGGCGGCTTTACCAACCGTCACCTCGAATATCGTGACATCCCAACCGTAGTCTTCAGCCATCCACCTCTGGGCACGGTAGGCCTTACCGAACCTGAAGCAGAACAAGAGTTCGGAGCTGATCAGGTTCGTTGCTACCAAACCCGTTTTGTACCCATGAACTACGCCCTTACCGCACCAGAAAACAAACGACGCAGCGCGATGAAATTGGTGACAGTAGGACCAGAAGAACGGATTGTTGGTATCCACATATTCGGCGAGGGCGCCGATGAGATGCTGCAGGGCTTTGCGGTCGCACTGCGGATGGGGGCGACCAAGAGCGATTTTGATAACACTGTGGCTATCCACCCAACCAGTGCAGAAGAGTTAGTAACACTGACCTAA
- a CDS encoding sodium-dependent transporter has translation MSSQSSIHGEWGSRWAFILAATGSAVGLGNIWRFPYVVGEYGGAAFILVYLGCIVLIGLPVMIAEILLGRSGRQSPINTMRTLPARYGASQAWQILGWLGVVAGFLVLSFYSVVGGWSLAYVPFTAAGNFSGAETAVVEGFFDDLQASPWQLLGWHTLFMALTAFIVVRGVEHGLEKAVRVLMPVLFFLLLVMVGYGMGAGDFAGALEFMFTPDFGALSGEAILVAMGQAFFTLSLGLGAIMAYGSYLSSKYSIPGNSAMIAGADTLIAMIAGLAIFPIILVAGLDMQQGPGLVFVTLSYGFGQMPGGLLFGTAFFLLLSFAALTSAISIMEPATAYLVESRGWRRPAATATVAGAAWFVGIGALLSFNVWAGYELFGLNFMQLTEYLSTSIMLPLGGLLIALFAGWVMPRAFSEKELAFSDQRWYRLWLLLVRYVVPVAIVVVFANTLLNP, from the coding sequence TTGTCGAGTCAATCATCGATCCATGGTGAGTGGGGGTCGCGCTGGGCATTTATCCTTGCGGCAACTGGTTCAGCAGTCGGCCTTGGCAATATTTGGCGCTTCCCATACGTGGTTGGCGAGTACGGTGGGGCGGCCTTTATCCTCGTCTATCTCGGCTGCATTGTTCTGATCGGTCTGCCGGTGATGATTGCCGAGATCCTCTTGGGGCGCTCGGGCAGGCAGAGCCCTATCAACACCATGCGTACTTTACCGGCGCGCTATGGTGCCAGTCAGGCCTGGCAGATCCTCGGCTGGCTCGGGGTGGTCGCGGGCTTCTTGGTGCTCTCATTCTACTCTGTGGTAGGTGGGTGGTCACTTGCCTATGTGCCGTTTACCGCGGCAGGGAACTTTTCCGGCGCGGAGACAGCGGTTGTTGAAGGCTTTTTCGATGATCTGCAGGCTTCGCCATGGCAGCTGCTGGGCTGGCACACCCTATTCATGGCCTTAACCGCGTTTATCGTAGTTAGAGGGGTTGAACACGGCCTGGAAAAGGCGGTTAGGGTATTGATGCCAGTGCTGTTTTTCCTGCTGCTGGTGATGGTCGGCTACGGTATGGGGGCTGGTGACTTCGCTGGCGCCCTAGAGTTTATGTTTACTCCGGATTTCGGAGCCTTGAGTGGTGAGGCCATCCTAGTTGCCATGGGTCAGGCCTTTTTCACCCTCAGCTTGGGTCTGGGCGCGATCATGGCCTACGGATCTTATCTGTCCAGTAAATATTCGATCCCCGGAAACAGCGCCATGATAGCCGGCGCCGATACCTTGATTGCCATGATCGCCGGATTGGCCATATTCCCAATTATCTTGGTTGCCGGGCTCGATATGCAGCAAGGCCCAGGACTGGTCTTCGTTACCCTGTCATACGGTTTCGGTCAGATGCCCGGCGGGCTGCTATTCGGGACGGCATTCTTCCTGCTACTCTCATTTGCTGCCTTGACGTCAGCCATCTCTATCATGGAACCGGCTACCGCCTACTTGGTTGAATCTCGCGGCTGGCGACGCCCTGCGGCTACGGCTACGGTGGCAGGTGCGGCCTGGTTTGTCGGCATTGGCGCATTGCTCTCGTTCAATGTGTGGGCTGGCTACGAGCTGTTCGGCCTTAACTTCATGCAGCTCACCGAATATTTATCGACCAGCATCATGCTCCCCCTAGGCGGTTTGTTGATCGCACTGTTTGCCGGCTGGGTGATGCCGCGGGCGTTCAGCGAAAAAGAGCTCGCCTTTAGCGATCAGCGTTGGTATAGGCTGTGGCTGCTGCTAGTCCGCTACGTGGTTCCAGTTGCAATAGTGGTGGTCTTTGCTAACACCTTGCTGAATCCTTGA
- a CDS encoding endonuclease/exonuclease/phosphatase family protein has protein sequence MTNLSHRLPEGAYATLKPTHSAQSPDSIRLLSYNIQGGIETSRYHHYVTRGWKHVLPDQRRQTNLDRIGEWIAPYDVVGLQEVDGGSFRTGFMNQVEYLAYKADFPYWYIQTNRNMGQIAQQSNGLLCRYRPAEIREHRLPGVIPGRGALQIRFGSGSEALNVFQLHMALGRRARMRQLDYIADLVNCHRHVIVMGDFNCQSKSRELVRLGRRTRLSEPIHGLQTFPSWRPKRNIDHILVSETLTVERARVLDFPLSDHLPIAMELGLPGAVNMAA, from the coding sequence ATGACAAACCTCTCCCATCGGTTACCTGAGGGTGCCTACGCTACCCTCAAGCCAACCCACTCGGCGCAATCACCGGATAGCATTCGGCTGCTCAGTTACAACATCCAGGGCGGCATCGAAACATCACGCTACCATCACTATGTCACCCGAGGCTGGAAGCACGTACTGCCTGACCAGCGCCGCCAGACTAATCTTGATCGTATCGGCGAGTGGATTGCTCCGTATGATGTTGTCGGCCTACAGGAGGTTGACGGTGGTAGCTTCCGTACTGGTTTCATGAACCAGGTTGAATACCTTGCCTATAAGGCCGACTTCCCTTACTGGTACATCCAGACCAATCGCAACATGGGTCAAATTGCTCAGCAGAGCAATGGCCTGTTGTGTCGGTATAGACCGGCGGAAATTCGCGAACACCGGCTGCCAGGAGTCATACCTGGGCGAGGTGCATTGCAGATTCGATTTGGGTCAGGTAGTGAAGCGCTTAACGTCTTTCAGCTGCATATGGCCTTGGGCAGGCGGGCACGTATGCGACAGCTGGACTATATCGCTGATTTAGTCAATTGCCATCGTCATGTAATTGTCATGGGTGACTTTAATTGCCAGTCGAAAAGTCGCGAGCTTGTCCGCTTGGGTCGTCGAACCAGGTTGAGTGAGCCGATACATGGCTTGCAGACATTTCCTAGCTGGCGACCTAAGCGCAATATCGACCATATACTAGTGAGTGAGACATTGACGGTAGAGCGTGCACGGGTGCTCGACTTCCCCTTGTCGGACCATTTACCGATTGCTATGGAGTTAGGGCTGCCCGGCGCGGTAAATATGGCTGCGTGA
- a CDS encoding c-type cytochrome translates to MYHRIQIVTAVTAFALAAGAAGASEVDLEAAEQLNEDSCVACHGATGVSDVAEWPSIAGQHADYVRYHLEMFRDEERYDPQGLMTPESVGLSDEDIENLAAFFVKQDPPPAQDVDEELAERGERIYFGGIRESNVASCTGCHGPQGKGVEGALYPRVAGQEQQYMIDAMKGYKSGDRDSDRNSEMRDIASRMSEEDIEAVAAFMSSLGPDRDD, encoded by the coding sequence ATGTACCATCGAATCCAGATAGTTACAGCGGTTACTGCCTTTGCCCTGGCAGCAGGTGCAGCAGGAGCCAGTGAAGTTGACCTTGAGGCTGCTGAGCAGCTTAACGAAGACTCCTGCGTGGCATGCCACGGTGCAACCGGAGTCAGTGATGTGGCGGAGTGGCCTAGCATAGCTGGGCAGCATGCCGATTATGTCCGCTACCATTTGGAGATGTTCAGGGACGAAGAACGCTACGATCCGCAGGGACTGATGACGCCCGAGTCCGTAGGGTTGTCGGATGAAGATATAGAGAATCTCGCTGCCTTCTTTGTCAAGCAGGATCCGCCGCCGGCGCAGGATGTGGATGAGGAACTAGCCGAGCGGGGCGAAAGGATCTACTTCGGCGGCATCCGGGAAAGTAATGTGGCATCATGCACCGGCTGTCACGGTCCGCAAGGCAAGGGGGTAGAGGGAGCACTTTACCCGCGAGTAGCCGGGCAGGAACAGCAGTACATGATTGACGCCATGAAGGGATACAAGAGCGGTGACCGAGACAGCGATCGCAACAGCGAGATGCGCGACATTGCGAGCCGCATGTCTGAAGAAGACATAGAGGCAGTGGCTGCCTTTATGAGCAGCCTCGGTCCCGATCGGGACGACTAA
- the yihA gene encoding ribosome biogenesis GTP-binding protein YihA/YsxC gives MSKLYRGARFRLSAPTPDDLCPDTGAEVAFAGRSNVGKSSVINTLTGQRKLARTSGTPGRTQAINVFDLDEQRRLVDLPGYGYAKVPASVKRRWEQALPAYFQYRRSLCGVVIIMDIRHAPTDLDMQMIDWSRSAHIRVHGLLTKSDKLKHGAAKARQEETIRELSRNNLTITSIQRFSAPKGEGVDELAKTLDGWLELGNF, from the coding sequence ATCAGCAAACTTTATCGTGGCGCTCGTTTTCGCCTTAGCGCTCCTACTCCCGACGACCTCTGTCCTGATACGGGAGCTGAGGTCGCTTTTGCCGGTCGCTCCAATGTCGGTAAATCAAGCGTTATCAACACTCTAACCGGCCAACGCAAGCTCGCCAGAACCAGCGGCACCCCCGGCAGGACACAGGCGATTAACGTCTTCGATCTCGATGAACAGCGTCGTCTCGTCGATCTGCCGGGATATGGATACGCTAAAGTGCCCGCGTCAGTCAAGCGGCGCTGGGAACAAGCACTGCCAGCTTATTTCCAATACAGGCGCTCCCTATGCGGGGTAGTCATCATAATGGACATCCGCCATGCGCCTACCGATCTGGACATGCAGATGATTGACTGGTCCCGCAGTGCACATATCAGGGTTCACGGCCTGTTAACCAAGTCCGACAAACTAAAACATGGTGCTGCTAAGGCCCGCCAGGAGGAGACTATACGCGAGCTTTCCAGGAACAATCTAACCATAACCAGCATACAGCGTTTTTCCGCCCCGAAGGGGGAAGGGGTTGATGAACTGGCCAAAACACTAGATGGCTGGCTCGAATTAGGGAACTTTTAG
- the cydC gene encoding thiol reductant ABC exporter subunit CydC, translating to MRELLPFIRDLRAERGRLALGTLLLIISLLSAIGLLGLSGWLITAAALAGLAGLSLEVYRPSAGIRFFAIARTVSRYFERLVHHDAVLRALARLRGQLFRAMAPLPLPQLGRMRRSEMLNRMTADVEALDSLYLRIMGPSLAAAVTSLITVVVLVWLTGLVGWAVGAVLLFGGVILPLAAWRLGSPHGEQIDRHLPALRGAGLDAVQGLAELRACGAVERHERHLMGAAEGLGDARARALRLSGLGDAATGLLGHSALFVALLVGVQQYQAGEISGPLLALAALAALGAGEALSALPGAWQQLGRTRAAARRLLEYDARNQGTGSAGEVEPGANRTLQDSKQSKLQQPDGPLSIALEGVTFRHSPYAEPVLEGADLRIEAGECVAIFGPSGSGKSTLLNLVAGFVEPEAGRVWLGDEAVDEWPEEKRFGCITYLAQSSELFADTVAANLRIAAPYADEQQLWRALNMAGVDEVVANTADGLDEWVGEAGSRFSGGEARRLALARVLLTDAQVVLLDEPFRGLDVATADEVRRRIEPWLSQRTVVIVSHDPAAAPAHQRRVAFGDI from the coding sequence GTGCGTGAGTTATTACCTTTCATTCGTGACCTGCGAGCCGAGAGAGGTCGCTTGGCGCTCGGAACGCTGCTGCTGATAATCAGCCTGCTATCTGCAATCGGGCTACTGGGCTTGTCAGGGTGGCTTATTACTGCAGCTGCGCTAGCTGGACTGGCCGGGCTGTCACTTGAGGTATATCGGCCTAGTGCGGGAATACGCTTTTTTGCTATTGCACGTACTGTGTCACGTTACTTTGAACGCCTAGTTCACCACGATGCTGTGCTGCGGGCCTTAGCTCGTTTGCGTGGCCAACTGTTTCGAGCCATGGCCCCGCTACCTTTGCCGCAACTTGGGCGTATGCGGCGCAGCGAGATGCTCAACCGCATGACTGCGGATGTCGAGGCGCTGGATAGCCTCTATCTACGCATCATGGGCCCAAGCCTGGCGGCTGCAGTGACATCTCTGATAACCGTAGTTGTGTTGGTCTGGTTGACAGGGCTCGTAGGCTGGGCAGTAGGGGCAGTGCTGCTGTTCGGTGGGGTGATTTTGCCACTAGCCGCTTGGCGGCTCGGATCACCACATGGTGAGCAGATTGACCGCCACCTGCCAGCTCTTAGAGGGGCTGGCCTTGATGCGGTTCAAGGGCTTGCTGAACTACGTGCCTGTGGAGCCGTTGAGCGCCATGAACGCCATTTGATGGGTGCAGCAGAAGGGCTGGGCGATGCACGGGCGCGCGCGCTGCGCTTGAGTGGCCTGGGCGATGCCGCTACCGGTTTGTTGGGTCATAGTGCTCTGTTTGTTGCCCTCTTAGTAGGGGTGCAACAGTACCAAGCGGGGGAGATCAGTGGTCCACTGCTGGCTCTAGCAGCCCTGGCAGCATTGGGCGCGGGTGAGGCCCTGAGCGCATTGCCAGGCGCTTGGCAACAGCTTGGACGGACCCGGGCCGCAGCGCGACGACTGCTTGAGTATGATGCTCGTAACCAGGGAACAGGTAGCGCTGGAGAGGTAGAGCCAGGTGCTAATAGAACGCTGCAAGATTCAAAACAATCAAAGCTGCAGCAACCTGATGGCCCCCTGTCGATTGCTTTGGAGGGCGTAACATTTCGCCATTCCCCTTATGCTGAACCCGTCCTGGAAGGGGCTGATTTGCGAATCGAAGCGGGGGAGTGCGTAGCCATTTTCGGTCCCTCGGGGAGTGGGAAGTCAACCTTGTTGAATCTTGTAGCCGGCTTTGTCGAGCCTGAGGCGGGTCGCGTGTGGCTGGGCGATGAAGCAGTCGACGAATGGCCTGAGGAGAAACGGTTTGGCTGCATAACCTACCTGGCGCAAAGTTCTGAGCTGTTTGCCGATACGGTAGCCGCCAATTTGCGCATCGCAGCACCCTATGCCGATGAGCAGCAACTCTGGCGTGCATTGAATATGGCAGGGGTTGACGAGGTGGTGGCCAATACAGCTGATGGCCTTGATGAGTGGGTCGGCGAGGCTGGTTCTCGCTTTTCCGGAGGTGAGGCGCGGCGATTGGCACTGGCGCGTGTGCTGTTAACCGATGCCCAAGTCGTGTTACTCGATGAGCCTTTTAGGGGGCTGGATGTCGCCACGGCCGATGAGGTCAGGCGGCGGATAGAGCCTTGGCTTAGCCAGCGCACAGTGGTGATAGTAAGCCACGATCCTGCGGCGGCGCCGGCTCATCAGCGGCGGGTGGCGTTCGGCGATATCTGA
- the cydD gene encoding thiol reductant ABC exporter subunit CydD, with product MSDLEQQHSESNDVSPARWLNAQAKGARGAFAISIGMGLVDAVLIVAQALLIAWIANAALITKQPLEDMLPAFAGLGAVFVLRAVCTWARAAAGAWSAKTITAAVRRRLYRHIAALGPARLQGYHSGQVASALVEQVEALEGYYANYLPQMVLATIIPLGLIAVVFVLDVIAGLLLLLAAPLVPLFMALIGMKAERRSQEQQQSISRISAHFLDRLRGLGTLRIFRATERAAADVEQAAEEYRARSMGVLKVAFLSSAALELISAVSIALVAIYIGFSLLGFLDFGPGPELGLLSGLAILILAPEVFQPLRRFAVHYHDRATAIGAAEQITQLLAEPLPANVLAEDAPRSQYLKPLEHDPDSGLPQPQPVALSFDRVSVRFHRGGTSAGLQDLDLKISAGEKVVISGPSGAGKSTLLHLAAGFLEPDQGAVRIDGQLPPGAAGVAWVGQRPWLFHGSVRENLTLAAPQAQERTLWAALEYADLAEVVRSMPEGMATPLGEEGHGLSGGQASRLALARALLAGAPLLLLDEPTAGLDPDSAQRVLKALERLADGKRSIVMVAHDAAAQRSGERQLVIEQGRLVEDRRA from the coding sequence ATGAGTGATCTGGAGCAACAACACAGCGAGAGTAATGATGTTAGTCCAGCCCGGTGGCTCAATGCTCAGGCTAAGGGAGCACGCGGTGCTTTCGCCATAAGCATTGGGATGGGGCTAGTGGATGCTGTACTGATAGTTGCACAAGCCCTGCTGATTGCTTGGATAGCCAATGCTGCCCTGATCACCAAGCAGCCATTAGAAGACATGCTCCCGGCTTTTGCCGGTCTAGGCGCGGTCTTTGTGTTGCGCGCGGTGTGCACATGGGCTAGGGCTGCAGCAGGGGCTTGGAGCGCGAAAACTATAACAGCTGCTGTGCGCCGGCGCCTCTACCGGCATATCGCAGCGCTTGGGCCGGCTCGCTTGCAGGGATATCACAGTGGCCAGGTAGCAAGCGCCCTGGTTGAGCAAGTCGAGGCCTTGGAGGGCTATTACGCCAACTACCTACCGCAAATGGTGCTGGCCACCATTATCCCCTTGGGGCTGATAGCCGTAGTTTTTGTTCTTGATGTTATCGCTGGACTGCTACTGCTGCTGGCAGCACCGTTGGTGCCGTTGTTTATGGCACTCATAGGGATGAAGGCAGAGCGCAGGTCACAGGAGCAGCAGCAGAGCATCAGTCGTATTAGCGCCCATTTTCTCGATCGCTTGCGGGGACTGGGAACATTGCGGATCTTTCGTGCAACCGAGCGGGCAGCTGCTGATGTTGAGCAGGCGGCGGAGGAGTATCGAGCGCGCAGCATGGGAGTACTCAAAGTAGCCTTTCTCTCTTCTGCAGCACTAGAACTGATCAGCGCGGTCTCGATAGCCCTGGTTGCCATCTACATCGGTTTTTCCTTGCTTGGGTTTCTCGATTTTGGCCCGGGTCCGGAATTGGGGCTCCTGAGCGGCTTGGCGATTCTGATATTAGCACCGGAGGTGTTTCAGCCCCTGCGCCGTTTTGCAGTCCATTACCATGATCGGGCGACCGCGATCGGCGCGGCTGAGCAAATAACGCAGCTACTCGCCGAGCCCTTACCCGCAAATGTTCTCGCAGAAGATGCCCCGCGCAGTCAGTATCTCAAACCGCTTGAGCATGACCCGGATAGTGGCTTGCCGCAGCCACAGCCGGTTGCACTGAGCTTCGATAGGGTTTCGGTGCGTTTCCACAGGGGCGGCACATCAGCGGGATTGCAAGACCTAGACTTAAAGATTTCGGCAGGCGAAAAGGTAGTTATCAGCGGCCCAAGCGGGGCGGGTAAATCGACATTACTGCATCTTGCAGCAGGATTCCTAGAGCCTGACCAAGGTGCGGTCAGGATTGATGGTCAGCTCCCTCCCGGTGCGGCAGGAGTTGCCTGGGTAGGCCAAAGGCCGTGGCTCTTCCATGGCAGTGTGCGAGAAAATTTAACCCTGGCTGCCCCACAGGCACAGGAGCGGACCCTCTGGGCAGCTTTGGAATATGCCGATTTGGCCGAAGTGGTACGAAGCATGCCGGAGGGAATGGCGACCCCTCTTGGCGAAGAGGGGCACGGTTTGTCTGGGGGACAGGCAAGTCGTTTAGCCTTAGCGCGAGCGCTGCTGGCCGGGGCACCCTTATTGCTGCTTGATGAGCCTACCGCGGGACTCGATCCGGATAGCGCTCAGCGGGTTCTCAAGGCATTGGAGCGGTTAGCCGATGGCAAGCGAAGCATCGTTATGGTTGCCCACGATGCTGCTGCTCAACGCTCGGGTGAGCGGCAGCTAGTGATAGAGCAGGGGCGCTTGGTGGAGGACCGTCGTGCGTGA